A segment of the Streptomyces sp. Tu 2975 genome:
TGGAGATGCGCTGGCTCGAACTGGCGGAAGACGCCTGACCGGCGGCTCCCCGCCGCCCGTAGAGAAGCCGTGCAGAGCGCGTAACAACCCCATCACGGCCCGGTCCTCCCTTGGGAACAGGGGAGGGCCGAGCCCGCTCTCCCCTCGTCACGGGTGATACAAAGAAGGCCCGCTCGACTGATGTAGAACAACGGGGTTCGTGTCCGAATCACTCCTTCCGGTGGATGCGCTTGCCGGAGGAGCGGGGGAGTTCGTCCGGGCAGCAGACCGTACGAAGGGGGAAGCGCAGATGGGGCAGCCGCCGCCGTCCGGTCAAGCACGGTCCGCGGACCCGTGGCGCGGGGTTCCGCAGCCGCCCGCGTATCCGCCGGCCGCACCCGTGCACCACAGCCGTCCGTCATGCACGCCGGCCCACCCGCTTCCGGCGGCGCCGTCACCACATCGGACCCTCGCCCTGTGCGGGAGCCGCCGTGTCGGTGGTCGCGCCCTCGGGCGGTGAGCGGCAGGTGCCGCTGAACACCGTGATGGTTTCCGGCAGATGAACGCGGTCTGGGTCGTCCGGACATCCCCAACTCCCACTCGCATCTCCCACCCATGAGGTAGTACGCCATGACGCAGCCGCCGAACCAGCCCCCGCAGGGAGGCTTCGGAGCCCCCCAGGATCCTCAGCAGGGAGCTCCGCAGCAGCCCCAGCCGCCCGCGCAGCCGCCGCAGATGCCGCCCGCCCCGCAGGGACCGCCGCCGGCGGCGCCTCCCGGTGCGCCGGCGCCCGGGTACGGCTACCCGCAGCAGCCTCCCGGCCAGCCGGGTTACGGCTATCCCCAGCAGCCGGGGCCGTACGCGCAGCAGTCGGGCCCGTACAACCAGCAGCCCGGCGCGTACAACCAGCCGGGTCCGTACGGCGGATACCCGACACAGCCGCAGTACCCGGGTGCGCCCGCGCCGGGCGGCGGCGGCTTCTTCAAGGGGAAGACCGGCATCGTCGTGGCAGCTTCGGCCGCCGCGCTGCTCCTTGTCGGCGGTGGTACCTGGTACGTCGTCAGCAGTGGCGACGGCAAGAAGGACAAGCCGGCCGTCAGCAAGTCCAGCGACGACCCGAAGCCGACCGGCTCCGCGTCCGTCGACCAGGGCGACGGCAGCGGCACCGGACGCGAGGGCAACGAGGACCTCAACGCCGGCCGCAAGGACGGCGAGGCCAAGGTCCTGTTCCTGACGAAGAACGACATCGACCTGCCCCGCAACGGCGCCGAGGTGTTCGGCCCGTGGATGGCCGGCGACACGGTCGTCAAGGCCATGTACCGGGAGGTCGCGGGCTACTCGGTGACCGACGGCAGCAAGAAGTGGAGCGTGCCGCTGCCAGCGGAGGTGTGCTCGGCCCCGGCGCAGACCTCCGCCGACGGCAAGATCGTCATCGGTGTCAAGGACGGCCTCACCGAGAAGGCCAAGTGCAACGACCTCCAGATGATCGACCTGAAGACGGGCAAGGCCGGCTGGAAGAAGCCGATCCCGAAGGCGTCCGGCGCGTTCGCCTCCCTCTCCGACTTCACCCTGGCCATCAGCGGCAATACGCTCGCTGTGGGCGGCAGCGGCAACTCCTACGGCTTCTCGATGGCCGACGGCAAGCAGCTCTTCGGCAAGCCGGGCAGCGGCTGCAAGCCGTTCGCCTTCGCCGGCGGCCCGAAGCTGCTGGCCGGCGCGAGCTGCCCCACGGACGACTACGACAAGCCGAAGCAGCAGCTCCAGGAGATCGACCCCGCCAGCGGCAAGCCCAGGTGGACGTACAACACCCCGAAGGCTGGGAGATCGACAAGGTCTACTCCGCGAGCCCGCTGGTCATCTCCATCACCCAGCGTGAGCCGGAGAAGAAGTGGTCGATCATCGCGCTGACCGACAACGGCAAGCTGCGTTCGCAGATCTCGGGCGGCAAGAACGACAAGTTCCAGCCGCGCTGCGGCGGGGCGTTCGTCATCTTCGGCCAGAACCTCGAGGGCTGCACCGGTGTCGCCGCCGACGCGAAGCACTTCTACATGGCCACGGAGACCGAGTACGGCAAGGCGAACGAGCTCGTCGCCTTCAGCCTCGACAGCGGCAAGGAAGCCTGGCGCGCGCCGGCCGGCGCGGAGCGCAAGATGACGCCGCTGCGCATCGAGGGCGGCAACGTCCTTGTCTACATGCAGCCCTCGTACGACACGGGCGGCGGTGTCGCCACCGTCGCGCCGACCGGTGGGGCGCCGAAGATGCTGCTCCAGCACCCGGCCTCGACCGCCGAGGTCGAGAACTCCTTCTACTCCCCGAAGATGGCGTACGCGGACGGCCGGTTCTTCATCGCCAGCGGTCGTGTGAGCGCGCCCAACGACAAGGCCGAGAAGGAGACGAAGACCATGATGGGCTTCGGCCAGTGACCGATTCCGCCGTCGTAGGACCCACCTTCCGTCCCCCAGAGGTAAGCAAGCCATGACGCAGCCGCCGCCACCGCCCAGTCAGCCGCCCGGCCCGCCGCCGAACCAGCCGCCCGGCCCGCCGAGCCAGCCCCCGAGCCAGCCCCCCGGTCCGCCTTCGGGCGGCGGCTACGGAATGGCGAAGGAGCCTCAGCAGCCGGCCGGCGGGTACGGCACCCCCGCGCCGCAGCCGCAGAGCCCCGCGCCGGGAGCGCCCTACGGTTACCCGCAGACGCCCCCTCCCGCCGAGCCGGGCTACGGCTATCCGCAGACGCCGCCGCAGAGCCCGGCGCCGGGGGCGCCCTACGGTCACCCGCAGCACGGCGCTCCCGGGCAGCCTGCCTACAGCGCGCCGACGCAGCCGATGATGCCGCAGCCGGCCGTGCCCTCCGGGGGCGGCGGGCTGCTGAACAAGACGCAGCTGCAGATCGTCATCGCCGCGTTCGTCGCCATCGTGCTGATCATCGGCGGCGGGTTCTTCTACTCGTCCACCAAGGACGACGGCGGCAAGCAGGACGAGGCGAAGAGCAGCTCGGGCGGCACCGAGGGCGGCAAGGGCGGCAAGGGCGGCGACGCCCCGGCCGCCCCCGACGGCCCCGGCAAGGAGAAGGCCCCGGCCGACACGGCCTCCAAGGTCGCCTTCCAGCTGCCGATCCCCGCGCGTTTCGACGTGACGGGTGTGCCGGGCTCCTGGGTCACCGACAAGGCGTTCGTCAAGACGAGCGTCAACACGATCGTGGCCCACGACGTGGCCAAGGGCACCGTGCTGTGGACCCTCGACCTGCCCGGCCAGGTGTGTGCCGCCTCGCGTCACATGACCGAGGACAACAAGACCGCGGTCGTCTTCGAGGCCACGAAGCGGGCCAAGGGAGACAAGGGCTACCCGCCGTGCTCCGAGGTCGGCGTCGTCGACCTCACCGCCGGCAAGCTGCTCTGGAGCAAGTCGGTCACCGGCGGCGCCAGCGGTGACCAGAAGGCCCGCTTCGACCAGGTCACCCTCAGCGGCAACACGGTGGCCGCCGGATACCTCGGCGGCAGCGCCGCGTTCGACCTGACGACCGGTGCCGTCCGCTGGAAGCCCACCGTCGACGCCCAGGAGTGCCGGGACATCGGCTACGGCGGCGGAAAGGCGCTCGTCGCGGTACGCCGCTGCGGCTCGTACGACAACGCCCAGGTGACCATCCAGCCGCTCAACCCGGAGAACGGCACCCCGCTCTCGTCCTTCAAGATGCCGGCCGGTGTCGAGGACGCGCGGATCGTCTCCTCCGACCCGCTGGTCGTCGCCGCCGACGTCGGTGACACGGGAACGTTCGGCATCTCGGACTTCTTCTCGATCGACGGCAAGACCGGGAAGCTGCGTGCCAAGATCGCGGCACCGGGCGACAAGTACCTCGCGAGGTGCTCCGCCAGCGACGGCGTCGAGGGCTGCCAGTTCGTGGTCGTCGGCAACGACAAGATCTACCTGCCGACGGAGGAGCACGAGGGAACGGGCGAGTCCTACTCGCGCACCAACGAGATCATCGCCTTCGACCTGGCGACCGGAAAGGCCGTCAGCGGCCGTGCGGACGCAGGCGAGGGGTACCACTCGCTGCCGCTGCGCATGGACGGCGGCAACATCATCGCGTACAAGTGGCCCCCCTACGACAAGGGCGGCCAGGTCGTCAGCATCAACGGCGCCACCCTCAAGGAGACCGTCCTGCTGGTGAACCCGGCGGACAAGACGGTCCGGGACGCCGAGACGAGCTTCGTGGAGTCCGGCTCGGAGTACCACTTCAAGAACGGGCGGCTGTTCATCGCGGACGACACCCTGAGCGAGCCCGACACGGGCAGCTCGAGCTCGTCGAAGTTCATGGCGATCTCCTTCGGCCCGAAGAGCTGATCCGCACCACCGCGTCACCGCTCCGGCGCATCGCCGCACCGCGGCCCGGTCCCTCGCAGAAGCGCGAGGCCGGGCCGCGGCCGTTTCCCCACCATCGTCCTGACGCCTGCCCTCAAGTGGTCCTGTTTGGTGAAGAATTCGGCATTCCGGGGGGCTTCTGCCGAGTTAGGGGCGCGCAATGTCGAACAAGCGTGTACCTTGCCGGGACTGACGGGGTAGCCGTGGAGGGCCGGGGGGCCGACTCCAGCGGGACGGGGGTTGCTCGATGGGCGTTCGGCTCATGGTGGTCGACGACCACAGGCTGCTCGCGGAGGCGCTCGCCTCCGCGCTGAAGCTGCGCGGGCACCGGGTGCTCGCGGCGGCGGCGCCCGCGGCCGGAGCGGCCGATCTGGTGATAGCCAGGGCCCCGGAGGTGTGCCTGCTGGGCACGGCGACGCCGGCGGAGCCGGGCGCCTTCGACCCGGTCGTCCGTATCAAACGGGAACGGCCGCAGGTTGCCGTCGTGGTCCTCGGACCGGTACCCAGTCCGCGCGGGATAGCGGCGGCGTTCGCCGCCGGGGCGTCCGGTTACGTGCGCCACGACGAGCGCATAGAGGGCGTGGAGCGGGCGCTGGTGAAGGCGCGGTCGGGGGAGGCGGTGGTGGCGCCGCTGCTGCTCCAGGGCGCGTTCGCCGAGCTGCTCAATCCGGTCGCGCAGCCGGACGACGAGGGCCAGCGGCTGCTGCAACTGCTGACGCCGCGCGAGGTGGAGGTGCTGGTGCGGGTCGCGGAGGGCGAGGACACCCGGCTGATCGCCGTCGGTATGGGGATCGCGCCGAGCACGGCCCGCACCCATGTGCAGCGGGTGCTGATGAAGCTGGGAGTGGGCTCCCGGCTGGAGGCGGCGGCGCTCGCCGCCCGTACCGGTCTGCTGGACCGCGCGGCGTACGGGACTCCGTCCGGTCCCGGCGCGGCCTACTAGGCCCCGTCAGGCCGGTTCGCGGGGTCATCACCCGGACCAACACATCTGCTGATGCCTTTTGTTTGTTTTCCGGCAGGGGCCGCTCAGGGTCGGCCTGCGGCCCACCCATTGACCGGCCTGTTGAGTTGTGATTTCTTGTGTTCGGTTATGTTGGATGGGAGTGGTGAGGGAGCTCCGTGTGAAGAAGACGTCGACCCGGCTCGCCGACGGTCGTGAGCTGCTCTACTACGACTCGCGCGACGACGCCGTCCGCGACGCCGTCGACCTCAGGCCCCTCGAAGCCGTCTCCACCACGGCCGAGATCCGGCACGACGAACTGCTCGGCGACCGGGTCGCCATCGCCTCGCACCGCCAGGGCCGCATCTACCACCCGCCGGCCGACGAATGTCCGTTGTGCCCTTCGCGCGACGGCCGCCTCAGCGAGATCCCGGCAGCCGACTACGACGTCGCCGTCTTCGAGAACCGTTTCCCCTCGCTGGCCGGTGACTCGGGCCGCTGCGAGGTCGTCTGCTTCACCTCGGACCACGACGCGTCCTTCGCCGATCTGACGGAGCAGCAGGCAGGCCTGGTCCTCGAGGCGTGGACGGACCGCACGGCGGAGCTCGCCGAACTGCCCCAGGTCAAGCAGGTCTTCTGTTTCGAGAACCGCGGCGCCGAGATCGGCGTCACGCTCGGGCACCCGCACGGGCAGATCTACGGCTACCCCTTCGTGACCCCGCGCACCGAGCTGATGCTCCGCTCGCTGGCCGCCCACCGGGCGGCGACCGGCCGCAACCTCTTCGACGACCTCGTCCGGCGCGAGCGTGAGGAGGGGGTGAGGGTGGTGCTGGAGGGCGAGCACTGGATCGCCTTCGTGCCGTACGCGGCGCACTGGCCGTACGAGGTGCACCTCCACCCGAAGCGGCGGGTGCCGGACCTCCGGGCGCTGGACGACGCGGCATGCACGGAATTCCCCCAGATCTATCTGGAACTCTTGAGACGCTTCGACCGGATCTTCGGGCCGGGCGAACCGCCCACGCCGTACATCGCCGCCTGGCACCAGGCGCCGTTCGAAGGCGAGGAAAGGGACGCCTTCGGTCTCCATCTCGAGCTTTTCACCGTCCGCCGCACTTCCGGCAAGCTGAAGTTCCTCGCCGGTTCCGAATCCGGTATGAGCGTGTTCATCAACGATGTGCCGCCGGAGGCCGCGGCGAGGCGACTGCGAGAGGTAGCGAGCGAGTGAGCAAGAAGTACCTGGTCACAGGTGGTGCGGGATACGTCGGCAGTGTCGTGGCGCAGCACCTTCTGGAGGCCGGTCACCAGGTGACCGTGCTCGACGACCTCTCCACCGGATTCCGCGAAGGGGTGCCCGCGGGCGCCGGGTTCGTCGAGGGCCGCATCCAGGACGCCGCGCGCCATCTGGACGCCTCGTACGACGGGGTGCTGCACTTCGCGGCGTTCTCGCAGGTCGGCGAGTCCGTCGCCAGGCCGGAGAAGTACTGGGCGAACAACGTCGGCGGCACGATGGAGCTGCTCGTGGCGATGCGCTCCGCGGGCGTGCGCACCCTGGTCTTCTCCTCGACCGCCGCCACCTACGGCGAGCCGGTCTCCACCCCGATCACAGAGTCCGACCCGACCGCGCCCACCAGTCCCTACGGTGCCACCAAGCTCGCGGTCGACCACATGATCACCGGCGAGGCGGCGGCCCACGGCCTCGCGGCGGTCTCGCTGCGGTACTTCAACGTCGCGGGGGCCTACGGCGCGTACGGCGAACGCCATGACCCCGAGTCGCACCTGATCCCGCTGGTGCTCCAGGTCGCTCTCGGCCGGCGCGAGTCCATCTCCGTCTACGGCGACGACTACCCGACCCCGGACGGCACCTGCGTCCGCGACTACATCCACGTCGCGGACCTGGCGGAGGCCCATCTCCTGGCGCTCGACGCCGCCATCGCCGGTGAGCATCTGATCTGCAACCTCGGCAACGGCAACGGCTTCTCGGTGCGCGAGGTCATCGAGACCGTACGCGAGGTCACCGGTCACCCGGTGCCCGAGGTGGTCGCGGAGCGGCGGGGCGGCGACCCCGCCGTCCTGGTCGCCTCCGCCACGAGGGCCCAGGAGCGCCTGGGCTGGAAGCCGAGCCGTGCCGACCTGGCCGGCATCGTGTCCGACGCCTGGGCATTCGCCCGCAGGAGGGAGAACGGGTCATGAGTTCCACGGGCGAGGGTGTGTGGGCGGCACCCGGCAGGGTGAACCTGATCGGTGAACACACCGATTACAACGACGGTTTCGTGATGCCCTTCGCGCTGCCGCACACCACGGTGGCGACCGTCTCGCGCCGCGACGACGGCGTGCTGCGTCTGACCTCCACGGACATGGACGGCGGCCCGGTCGAACTGCGCGTGGACGACCTCGCCCCTGGCG
Coding sequences within it:
- a CDS encoding PQQ-binding-like beta-propeller repeat protein, with translation MTQPPPPPSQPPGPPPNQPPGPPSQPPSQPPGPPSGGGYGMAKEPQQPAGGYGTPAPQPQSPAPGAPYGYPQTPPPAEPGYGYPQTPPQSPAPGAPYGHPQHGAPGQPAYSAPTQPMMPQPAVPSGGGGLLNKTQLQIVIAAFVAIVLIIGGGFFYSSTKDDGGKQDEAKSSSGGTEGGKGGKGGDAPAAPDGPGKEKAPADTASKVAFQLPIPARFDVTGVPGSWVTDKAFVKTSVNTIVAHDVAKGTVLWTLDLPGQVCAASRHMTEDNKTAVVFEATKRAKGDKGYPPCSEVGVVDLTAGKLLWSKSVTGGASGDQKARFDQVTLSGNTVAAGYLGGSAAFDLTTGAVRWKPTVDAQECRDIGYGGGKALVAVRRCGSYDNAQVTIQPLNPENGTPLSSFKMPAGVEDARIVSSDPLVVAADVGDTGTFGISDFFSIDGKTGKLRAKIAAPGDKYLARCSASDGVEGCQFVVVGNDKIYLPTEEHEGTGESYSRTNEIIAFDLATGKAVSGRADAGEGYHSLPLRMDGGNIIAYKWPPYDKGGQVVSINGATLKETVLLVNPADKTVRDAETSFVESGSEYHFKNGRLFIADDTLSEPDTGSSSSSKFMAISFGPKS
- a CDS encoding LuxR C-terminal-related transcriptional regulator encodes the protein MGVRLMVVDDHRLLAEALASALKLRGHRVLAAAAPAAGAADLVIARAPEVCLLGTATPAEPGAFDPVVRIKRERPQVAVVVLGPVPSPRGIAAAFAAGASGYVRHDERIEGVERALVKARSGEAVVAPLLLQGAFAELLNPVAQPDDEGQRLLQLLTPREVEVLVRVAEGEDTRLIAVGMGIAPSTARTHVQRVLMKLGVGSRLEAAALAARTGLLDRAAYGTPSGPGAAY
- the galT gene encoding galactose-1-phosphate uridylyltransferase — translated: MKKTSTRLADGRELLYYDSRDDAVRDAVDLRPLEAVSTTAEIRHDELLGDRVAIASHRQGRIYHPPADECPLCPSRDGRLSEIPAADYDVAVFENRFPSLAGDSGRCEVVCFTSDHDASFADLTEQQAGLVLEAWTDRTAELAELPQVKQVFCFENRGAEIGVTLGHPHGQIYGYPFVTPRTELMLRSLAAHRAATGRNLFDDLVRREREEGVRVVLEGEHWIAFVPYAAHWPYEVHLHPKRRVPDLRALDDAACTEFPQIYLELLRRFDRIFGPGEPPTPYIAAWHQAPFEGEERDAFGLHLELFTVRRTSGKLKFLAGSESGMSVFINDVPPEAAARRLREVASE
- the galE gene encoding UDP-glucose 4-epimerase GalE — encoded protein: MSKKYLVTGGAGYVGSVVAQHLLEAGHQVTVLDDLSTGFREGVPAGAGFVEGRIQDAARHLDASYDGVLHFAAFSQVGESVARPEKYWANNVGGTMELLVAMRSAGVRTLVFSSTAATYGEPVSTPITESDPTAPTSPYGATKLAVDHMITGEAAAHGLAAVSLRYFNVAGAYGAYGERHDPESHLIPLVLQVALGRRESISVYGDDYPTPDGTCVRDYIHVADLAEAHLLALDAAIAGEHLICNLGNGNGFSVREVIETVREVTGHPVPEVVAERRGGDPAVLVASATRAQERLGWKPSRADLAGIVSDAWAFARRRENGS